One region of Leishmania panamensis strain MHOM/PA/94/PSC-1 chromosome 28 sequence genomic DNA includes:
- a CDS encoding hypothetical protein (TriTrypDB/GeneDB-style sysID: LpmP.28.1830), with translation MSLHFNWSRLDETCAEALRHLINKRLAEVVERINSQHAASPSGGAVGSASAAAKMSTTIPVPLSGVAGTATSSSTSPYGGGGGSAAVAGKSEYLPNASSSISPETLAGFIANPASTAASASANRWESISNPSVSSTLMGVSTPHPSNTQAPYGSAGLPAFGAAAPASTAEMLPTGSAGGSGNSTSGPPITAALPHNSGYHGGGATLLAADINSGNNGGEPSESTSFVAEPITVPAMGVYRTTVSSSSSYFGPASSTVAASCAAATSAAGGAAYVPGTVSAPPVPAAAESASRVPLIEYLEVGRVEWGTTPPFVEIVAFENAIDEPPGRTRQHLQQQQQGKGLFGGGRDGQGTGPETRGTSPYTVSHATSLDTLMTTSTAAVEPVTNPAAVTDNINENSNGIASRVHTGAKMLHLMIGSRPLLDTASADSSGAGGEVDMSSHRQPASSAPSQFPSQPEPVDSLTSVLGPGGLYVRFHVTYGGAMHLSMNMAVQHEIRLGAVALRVSLPMMFYLANLDLDCYLCVNMKDNMCEVWLEPGPLSPFVVNRLSITAVIGGDDDDDGGSDLEGGRKNAGTGDYGTSSADFYSPYGSSSLSDGDGGEEGNGVYVNEHEVSYFVLHELRAILRETLIAPHSIRIPLSFGGGGG, from the coding sequence ATGTCGCTGCACTTTAACTGGAGTCGACTAGATGAGACgtgcgcagaggcgctgcgtcaTCTCATTAACAAGCGACTCGCCGAGGTGGTCGAGCGCATTAACAGCCAACATGCCGCGTCGCcaagcggcggcgcggtcggatcagcgtcagcagctgcaaagATGAGTACAACCATTCCCGTCCCGCTTTCCGGTGTTGCAGGGACCGCTACTTCTTCCTCGACCAGTCCttacggcggtggtggcggcagcgctgctgtggcgggcAAGTCGGAGTACTTACCTAACGCTAGTAGCAGCATCTCTCCGGAGACACTGGCGGGCTTTATCGCCAACCCGGCGAGCACGGCagccagcgcctccgcgaATCGCTGGGAGTCGATCTCTAACCCATCGGTTAGCTCCACGCTGATGGGCGTATCGACACCGCACCCTTCTAACACCCAGGCACCCTACGGCAGCGCTGGTCTGCCAGCATTtggagcggcggcaccagcgtCGACGGCAGAGATGCTTCCCACTGGGAGCGCGGGCGGCTCAGGGAATTCTACCTCAGGACCACCCATCACGGCTGCCCTGCCGCACAACAGCGGCTATCATGGCGGAGGTGCAACCTTGCTTGCGGCAGACATAAATAGTGGCAACAATGGTGGCGAGCCGTCGGAGAGCACCTCCTTCGTGGCTGAGCCGATTACTGTGCCTGCGATGGGTGTTTATCGAACTACTGTCAGCTCATCATCGTCGTACTTTGGCCCAGCGAGCTCCACCGTGGCGGCGTCGTGTGCTGCGGCCacttctgctgctggcggcgccgcttaCGTGCCGGGCACCGTGTCGGCACCCCCTgtcccagcagcagcggagagtGCAAGCAGGGTGCCGCTGATTGAATACTTGGAGGTGGGCCGAGTGGAGTGGGGGACCACCCCGCCGTTCGTCGAAATAGTTGCCTTCGAGAACGCGATTGACGAACCTCCTGGCCGTACACGTCAGCACcttcagcaacagcagcagggcaaGGGACTctttggtggtggcagggaCGGGCAGGGCACCGGGCCCGAGACGCGTGGCACCTCCCCGTACACTGTGAGCCACGCCACCTCATTAGACACTCTCATGACTacctccaccgctgctgtggagccTGTGACGAACCCCGCCGCCGTGACGGACAACATCAACGAGAACTCGAACGGGATCGCTTCCCGTGTGCACACCGGGGCCAAGATGTTGCACCTGATGATTGGGTCACGTCCACTCTTAGACACGGCAAGTGCTgacagcagtggtgctggtggtgagGTTGATATGTCTTCCCACCGGCAGCCAGCATCCTCTGCTCCTTCACAGTTTCCGTCGCAGCCGGAGCCGGTGGATTCGCTGACCTCGGTGCTGGGTCCTGGCGGCCTCTACGTGCGCTTCCACGTGACCTACGGGGGTGCGATGCATCTGTCGATGAACATGGCGGTACAGCATGAAATTCGACTCGGCGCCGTTGCGTTGCGTGTCAGCTTGCCCATGATGTTCTATCTCGCCAACCTCGACCTTGACTGCTACCTCTGCGTGAACATGAAGGACAACATGTGCGAGGTGTGGCTCGAGCCGGGTCCGCTCTCGCCGTTCGTGGTCAATCGACTGAGCATCACCGCCGTCATCGGCggggacgacgacgacgacggcggctccGATTTGGAGGGCGGCCGAAAGAACGCCGGGACAGGCGACTACGGTACCTCCTCTGCCGACTTCTATTCCCCctatggcagcagcagcctttccgatggcgacggcggcgaggagggcaacgGTGTGTACGTGAATGAGCACGAAGTATCGTACTTTGTACTGCACGAACTTCGAGCCATCTTGCGTGAGACACTCATTGCCCCGCATTCCATTCGCATACCGCTGTCTttcggtggtggtggtggttag